The Lucilia cuprina isolate Lc7/37 chromosome 5, ASM2204524v1, whole genome shotgun sequence genome includes a window with the following:
- the LOC111686216 gene encoding NAD(+) hydrolase sarm1 isoform X7 produces the protein MSYRFRNYIEQFEKRQADNQQQHRKNTHNMDNPKAPWPVRKGIFRSSGQSDFIPTRSPSPIVEMPLSPPPVTNNTRASSLSRFDNNCPFSPPPQPIQVIQGPPGPIMTTAASMTSSAKSAQSSSSSSSSSKTASSSSSSSSAQSKMSSQASAASSASSSARMSSASASASSASRSEALSLRAGDVTQQASNNVAAASIKVQSDTFSADKKAISQSQQSQTMTSNGIISQEKHVSSAAQANYSMTSKGVSSSGGSTMISSSSQMSTTNGNLFKLADFRLDDLMQLSSTSGQKDIEQAISKYSNMLTSCVNSLQDKKATSDDTMYLDKINEVIRRAWAVPTHGHELGYSLCNSLRNSGGLDLLMKNCVQGDMQIKFSSAKLLEQCLTTENRTHVVDNGLDKVVNVACVCTKKQSTEHSRVGTGILEHLFKHSEGTCSDVIKLGGLDAVLFECRTSDVETLRHCASALANLSLYGGAENQEAMILRKVPMWLFPLAFHNDDNIKYYACLAIAVLVANKEIEAEVLKSGCLDLVEPFVTSHDPSEFAKSNLAHAHGQSKHWLQRLVPVLSSNREEARSLAAFHFCMEAGIKREQGNTEIFREIGAIEALKTVASCPNAIASKFAAQALRLIGETVPHKLSQQVPLWSVEDVQEWVKQIGFGQFVKQFEESQVDGDLLLKLNENNLRDDIGILNGILLKRFERELQNLKRMADYSSKDTAKLHHFLSEIGPEYCTYTYSMVNAGIDKNSLPQLNEDMLIQECGIKNSIHRLRILNAVKSLENTILSSSEDSMAKTLDVFVSYRRSNGSQLASLLKVHLQLRGFSVFIDVERLEAGKFDNGLLNSIRQAKNFVLVLTPNALERCVDDNECKDWVHREIVAALNSNCNIIPIIDSQFFWPEPERLPEDMRSVCHFNGVTWIHDYQDACIDKLERFMRGEKNIDRIAAMTPGTPGSTVNYQRMHSNDSDYSVGGSNAGGSNCGTGGNGGSSNGGGQDLKFLV, from the exons ATGAGTTATAGATTTCGCAATTAT ATTGAACAATTTGAGAAACGTCAAGCAGACAATCAACAACAACACAGAAAAAACACTCATAACATGGATAATCCAAAAGCTCCTTGGCCTGTGCGCAAAGGGATCTTTCGTTCGAGTGGTCAATCGGATTTTATACCCACTCGTTCGCCCAGTCCCATTGTGGAAATGCCACTCTCTCCGCCTCCAGTAACAAATAATACACGAGCGTCTTCTCTTAGTCGTTTTGACAACAACTGTCCCTTTTCACCACCGCCCCAACCTATACAGGTTATACAGGGTCCTCCTGGACCCATAATGACTACGGCTGCCTCCATGACCAGTAGTGCCAAAAGTGCAcagtcatcatcgtcatcatcctCTTCTTCAAAAACTGCCTCATCATCTTCGTCCTCCTCGTCAGCACAAAGTAAAATGTCCTCCCAAGCGTCCGCCGCCTCTTCTGCCTCTTCATCAGCGCGTATGTCGTCTGCCTCTGCCTCGGCCAGTAGTGCCTCGCGTTCA GAAGCTCTCTCTTTGCGTGCTGGAGATGTAACTCAACAGGCTAGCAATAACGTGGCCGCCGCTAGTATTAAAGTTCAAAGTGATACATTTTCGGCTGACAAGAAGGCCATCTCTCAGTCGCAGCAATCACAGACAATGACTTCGAATGGCATTATCAGCCAGGAGAAACATGTCTCTTCAGCCGCCCAGGCTAATTACAGCATGACCAGCAAGGGTGTATCCAGTTCTGGCGGCAGTACCATGATCTCTTCCTCTTCACAAATGTCCACGACAAATGGTAATCTTTTCAAATTAGCCGATTTTCGGCTGGATGACCTTATGCAGCTAAGTTCCACCAGTGGTCAGAAGGACATCGAACAGGCCATTAGCAAGTACTCCAATATGTTGACTTCATGTGTTAACTCACTGCAGGATAAGAAAGCAACCTCCGATGATACCATGTATTTGGATAAAATCAATGAAGTTATACGCAGAGCCTGGGCTGTGCCCACTCATGGTCATGAATTGGGTTATAGTTTGTGTAATTCATTGCGCAATAGTGGTGGTCTAGATTTGCTCATGAAAAATTGTGTCCAGGGAGATATGCAAATCAAATTTTCCTCAGCCAAATTGCTCGAACAATGTTTGACCACAGAAAATCGTACTCATGTGGTGGACAATGGTTTGGATAAGGTGGTTAATGTGGCCTGTGTTTGTACTAAGAAACAAAGTACCGAACATTCACGTGTTGGTACTGGTATTTTGGAACATCTCTTCAAACACTCCGAGGGCACTTGTTCGGATGTTATTAAACTGGGTGGTTTGGATGCTGTGCTATTCGAATGTCGTACCAGTGATGTAGAGACGTTGAGACATTGTGCTAGTGCCTTGGCCAATTTATCATTGTATGGTGGCGCCGAGAATCAGGAAGCTATGATTTTGCGCAAGGTGCCCATGTGGTTATTCCCTTTGGCCTTCCATAATGATGACAACATTAAGTATTATGCCTGTCTGGCCATTGCGGTTCTAGTCGCCAATAAGGAAATTGAAGCTGAAGTTTTAAAATCCGGCTGCTTGGATTTGGTAGAGCCTTTCGTGACTTCCCACGATCCTTCGGAATTTGCCAAATCAAATTTAGCTCATGCTCATGGTCAAAGTAAACATTGGCTACAACGTCTAGTGCCTGTGCTCAGTTCAAATCGTGAAGAAGCCCGCAGTTTGGCAGCTTTCCATTTCTGCATGGAGGCGGGCATTAAGCGAGAACAGGGAAACACCGAAATCTTCCGCGAAATAGGAGCTATTGAGGCTCTTAAGACCGTAGCCAGTTGTCCCAATGCTATTGCCTCTAAATTTGCCGCTCAAGCTTTGCGCCTTATAGGCGAAACAGTACCCCACAAACTGTCGCAACAAGTACCTCTCTGGTCGGTCGAAGATGTCCAGGAGTGGGTTAAACAAATCGGCTTTGGACAATTCGTCAAACAATTCGAAGAATCCCAAGTCGATGGTGATCTACTGTTAAAACTCAACGAAAATAACCTCCGTGATGATATTGGTATTTTAAATGGCATACTGCTTAAACGTTTCGAACGTGAACTACAAAATCTCAAACGTATGGCTGATTACTCATCGAAAGATACCGCCAAACTGCATCATTTCCTATCGGAAATTGGTCCAGAATATTGTACCTACACCTACTCAATGGTTAATGCGGGCATTGATAAAAACTCTTTGCCACAGCTAAATGAAGATATGTTGATACAGGAGTGTGGCATTAAGAACTCCATACATAGACTGCGCATTCTAAATGCGGTTAAGAGTTTGGAAAATACCATACTCTCCTCATCGGAGGATAGTATGGCCAAGACTTTGGATGTATTTGTTAGTTATAGACGTTCAAATGGTTCACAATTGGCCAGTTTACTTAAG GTCCATCTACAATTACGTGGCTTCTCCGTGTTCATTGATGTTGAACGTTTGGAGGCTGGAAAATTTGACAATGGTTTGCTAAACAGTATTCGTCAAGCgaaaaatttcgttttagtATTAACACCAAATGCTCTCGAACGTTGTGTCGATGATAATGAATGCAAAGATTGGGTACATCGA gaAATTGTAGCCGctttaaattcaaattgtaATATTATACCCATTATTGATAGTCAATTTTTTTGGCCAGAACCCGAACGTTTACCCGAAGACATGCGTAGTGTTTGTCATTTTAATGGTGTAACGTGGATTCACGATTACCAGGACGCCTGCATCGATAAGTTGGAAAG
- the LOC111686216 gene encoding NAD(+) hydrolase sarm1 isoform X6 has translation MSYRFRNYIEQFEKRQADNQQQHRKNTHNMDNPKAPWPVRKGIFRSSGQSDFIPTRSPSPIVEMPLSPPPVTNNTRASSLSRFDNNCPFSPPPQPIQVIQGPPGPIMTTAASMTSSAKSAQSSSSSSSSSKTASSSSSSSSAQSKMSSQASAASSASSSARMSSASASASSASRSEALSLRAGDVTQQASNNVAAASIKVQSDTFSADKKAISQSQQSQTMTSNGIISQEKHVSSAAQANYSMTSKGVSSSGGSTMISSSSQMSTTNGNLFKLADFRLDDLMQLSSTSGQKDIEQAISKYSNMLTSCVNSLQDKKATSDDTMYLDKINEVIRRAWAVPTHGHELGYSLCNSLRNSGGLDLLMKNCVQGDMQIKFSSAKLLEQCLTTENRTHVVDNGLDKVVNVACVCTKKQSTEHSRVGTGILEHLFKHSEGTCSDVIKLGGLDAVLFECRTSDVETLRHCASALANLSLYGGAENQEAMILRKVPMWLFPLAFHNDDNIKYYACLAIAVLVANKEIEAEVLKSGCLDLVEPFVTSHDPSEFAKSNLAHAHGQSKHWLQRLVPVLSSNREEARSLAAFHFCMEAGIKREQGNTEIFREIGAIEALKTVASCPNAIASKFAAQALRLIGETVPHKLSQQVPLWSVEDVQEWVKQIGFGQFVKQFEESQVDGDLLLKLNENNLRDDIGILNGILLKRFERELQNLKRMADYSSKDTAKLHHFLSEIGPEYCTYTYSMVNAGIDKNSLPQLNEDMLIQECGIKNSIHRLRILNAVKSLENTILSSSEDSMAKTLDVFVSYRRSNGSQLASLLKVHLQLRGFSVFIDVERLEAGKFDNGLLNSIRQAKNFVLVLTPNALERCVDDNECKDWVHREIVAALNSNCNIIPIIDSQFFWPEPERLPEDMRSVCHFNGVTWIHDYQDACIDKLERFMRGEKNIDRIAAMTPGTPGSTVNYQRMHSNDSDYSVGGSNAGGSNCGTGGNGGSSNGGGQVTILKMKNFLL, from the exons ATGAGTTATAGATTTCGCAATTAT ATTGAACAATTTGAGAAACGTCAAGCAGACAATCAACAACAACACAGAAAAAACACTCATAACATGGATAATCCAAAAGCTCCTTGGCCTGTGCGCAAAGGGATCTTTCGTTCGAGTGGTCAATCGGATTTTATACCCACTCGTTCGCCCAGTCCCATTGTGGAAATGCCACTCTCTCCGCCTCCAGTAACAAATAATACACGAGCGTCTTCTCTTAGTCGTTTTGACAACAACTGTCCCTTTTCACCACCGCCCCAACCTATACAGGTTATACAGGGTCCTCCTGGACCCATAATGACTACGGCTGCCTCCATGACCAGTAGTGCCAAAAGTGCAcagtcatcatcgtcatcatcctCTTCTTCAAAAACTGCCTCATCATCTTCGTCCTCCTCGTCAGCACAAAGTAAAATGTCCTCCCAAGCGTCCGCCGCCTCTTCTGCCTCTTCATCAGCGCGTATGTCGTCTGCCTCTGCCTCGGCCAGTAGTGCCTCGCGTTCA GAAGCTCTCTCTTTGCGTGCTGGAGATGTAACTCAACAGGCTAGCAATAACGTGGCCGCCGCTAGTATTAAAGTTCAAAGTGATACATTTTCGGCTGACAAGAAGGCCATCTCTCAGTCGCAGCAATCACAGACAATGACTTCGAATGGCATTATCAGCCAGGAGAAACATGTCTCTTCAGCCGCCCAGGCTAATTACAGCATGACCAGCAAGGGTGTATCCAGTTCTGGCGGCAGTACCATGATCTCTTCCTCTTCACAAATGTCCACGACAAATGGTAATCTTTTCAAATTAGCCGATTTTCGGCTGGATGACCTTATGCAGCTAAGTTCCACCAGTGGTCAGAAGGACATCGAACAGGCCATTAGCAAGTACTCCAATATGTTGACTTCATGTGTTAACTCACTGCAGGATAAGAAAGCAACCTCCGATGATACCATGTATTTGGATAAAATCAATGAAGTTATACGCAGAGCCTGGGCTGTGCCCACTCATGGTCATGAATTGGGTTATAGTTTGTGTAATTCATTGCGCAATAGTGGTGGTCTAGATTTGCTCATGAAAAATTGTGTCCAGGGAGATATGCAAATCAAATTTTCCTCAGCCAAATTGCTCGAACAATGTTTGACCACAGAAAATCGTACTCATGTGGTGGACAATGGTTTGGATAAGGTGGTTAATGTGGCCTGTGTTTGTACTAAGAAACAAAGTACCGAACATTCACGTGTTGGTACTGGTATTTTGGAACATCTCTTCAAACACTCCGAGGGCACTTGTTCGGATGTTATTAAACTGGGTGGTTTGGATGCTGTGCTATTCGAATGTCGTACCAGTGATGTAGAGACGTTGAGACATTGTGCTAGTGCCTTGGCCAATTTATCATTGTATGGTGGCGCCGAGAATCAGGAAGCTATGATTTTGCGCAAGGTGCCCATGTGGTTATTCCCTTTGGCCTTCCATAATGATGACAACATTAAGTATTATGCCTGTCTGGCCATTGCGGTTCTAGTCGCCAATAAGGAAATTGAAGCTGAAGTTTTAAAATCCGGCTGCTTGGATTTGGTAGAGCCTTTCGTGACTTCCCACGATCCTTCGGAATTTGCCAAATCAAATTTAGCTCATGCTCATGGTCAAAGTAAACATTGGCTACAACGTCTAGTGCCTGTGCTCAGTTCAAATCGTGAAGAAGCCCGCAGTTTGGCAGCTTTCCATTTCTGCATGGAGGCGGGCATTAAGCGAGAACAGGGAAACACCGAAATCTTCCGCGAAATAGGAGCTATTGAGGCTCTTAAGACCGTAGCCAGTTGTCCCAATGCTATTGCCTCTAAATTTGCCGCTCAAGCTTTGCGCCTTATAGGCGAAACAGTACCCCACAAACTGTCGCAACAAGTACCTCTCTGGTCGGTCGAAGATGTCCAGGAGTGGGTTAAACAAATCGGCTTTGGACAATTCGTCAAACAATTCGAAGAATCCCAAGTCGATGGTGATCTACTGTTAAAACTCAACGAAAATAACCTCCGTGATGATATTGGTATTTTAAATGGCATACTGCTTAAACGTTTCGAACGTGAACTACAAAATCTCAAACGTATGGCTGATTACTCATCGAAAGATACCGCCAAACTGCATCATTTCCTATCGGAAATTGGTCCAGAATATTGTACCTACACCTACTCAATGGTTAATGCGGGCATTGATAAAAACTCTTTGCCACAGCTAAATGAAGATATGTTGATACAGGAGTGTGGCATTAAGAACTCCATACATAGACTGCGCATTCTAAATGCGGTTAAGAGTTTGGAAAATACCATACTCTCCTCATCGGAGGATAGTATGGCCAAGACTTTGGATGTATTTGTTAGTTATAGACGTTCAAATGGTTCACAATTGGCCAGTTTACTTAAG GTCCATCTACAATTACGTGGCTTCTCCGTGTTCATTGATGTTGAACGTTTGGAGGCTGGAAAATTTGACAATGGTTTGCTAAACAGTATTCGTCAAGCgaaaaatttcgttttagtATTAACACCAAATGCTCTCGAACGTTGTGTCGATGATAATGAATGCAAAGATTGGGTACATCGA gaAATTGTAGCCGctttaaattcaaattgtaATATTATACCCATTATTGATAGTCAATTTTTTTGGCCAGAACCCGAACGTTTACCCGAAGACATGCGTAGTGTTTGTCATTTTAATGGTGTAACGTGGATTCACGATTACCAGGACGCCTGCATCGATAAGTTGGAAAG